The genomic interval AGCGGACCCGGCACGTGATCGAAGAAAACGAAAGGGTTCTAAAGAGCGTTCAGGCTTTGAAAGAAGGAGATTTTGAAACCCTTGGAAAACTGCTCTTTTCCTCTCATGAGAGTCTCAAAGACCTGTACGAAGTTTCCTGTGAGGAAACGGATTTCATCGTGGATTATTTGAGAGGAAAAGAAGGTATCCTCGGCGCGAGGATGGTCGGCGGCGGATTCGGTGGAGGAGTTATCGTTCTTTCGAAGAAAGGGGCTTTTGGGAAAGTAAAAGAAGAGCTGGCAGAGTCTTATAGGAAGCGTTTTGGAATAGATCTCACCTTCCACGAAATAGAGAGTTCAGACGGTGTTCAAAAAATCTAAGGGGGCCATGAGCTCCCTTTTTTGTTAAAATGAAGTTGGTATTTCCAGGTTCAGGGGGGGGTCTGCGATCTTTGTTTATTTGAAATACTATTTTCCATCCATAATGGTGGCGACCGCTCTGTTCATTTTGATATTCTTCATCTTCTTCTACGCTGTGAACGTGGAAGGATATCTGATCGAATCGTGGACAGCTGTGAGTGAATCCGGAGAAACAGGAACCCTGGGGTCCACGTTTGACAGAATGTTTTCACAGCCTTCCACAATCTTCCTCACCACCAGAATTGGAAGATCTGAACTACCATATCAGGACAGGTTGTACCTCTATATTCCACAGATGTACCGCTCTTATCTTGCTGTCTATGTCAATGGTGTGAAAAAAGGAAGTTGTGGTTTTGCAGAGAAAAGGGCCGGCTACTTCTGGAATCAACCAGTGATATTCGAACTTCCCGACGATTTCAATGAGATCACCTTAGAGGTGAGCGGTCTTTATAGAATTGGAACGGGTTCTGGTGTGTACATCATCCCATACCTGGAGACGAAAAAATACAGATTACTTTCGTTCATGACCAGGGTGATGATCCCACTGGCTATAGGTATGGCGCTTTCCATAGGGGTAGTACTGATTCTTTTATCAACGTCTCTTTCTTCTTCAGATGAGAGAAAATCTTACATTTACTTTGGAATGGCGGGTCTTCTTGCGGCCATCTGGTTGTTTGATTTGATCGACTACTCAAATATGGGATCTGTGGCTTTTCTGCTTTTCTTCAGAAAAACTGCGGTCAGTTCCGCGTATCTGGGGTTTTACTTTCTTGTGAAAGGTTTTTCGAAGATGTACAACAATAAAAACGGATTTTTTGATAGATTGATTCTCTTTCTCGATGTTTCAGCTGCTGTTGTGTTCTGGCTGGCACCTGATCTGATCACCATGGAAAAGTTCATAAGCACAGTGGCGATTGTGCTTTTTGTGAACGCTTTTTATTTTGTCTTCCAACTTCCAGAGATTCAATCTAAAGTTCTGGTGAGTTCTATTTTGTTTTTCATGACCTGCGTCGTGCACGATGGACTTGTAATAGGCTTTGGAATAGATAATTTGAAACTTCTCTCCAACTACGGAATAGTATCCATGTTCATCGGTTTCACGTATGTTTTGGTTATCCATTACAGAGATATATTGACTCGACTCACCATTACTCACACGAAAAGTCTCACAGATCCTCTCACGGGAGCCTACAATCGAGGAATCCTTGCAGAGCTTCAGTTCAGTGGGGACGAAACTTTTGTTTATGTAGATCTGGACAACTTCAAAAAGATCAACGATACCCACGGACACGAAATCGGTGACGAGATTTTGAAGACCCTCGTTCAAACAATAAGGAAGAATGTGAGGCAATCTGATGTCGTTGTGAGAATGGGAGGAGACGAATTTCTCGTGATACTGAGAGGATGCAAGCCGGAGAAAGCACAGGAAATCTTCCAGAAGATACTGATTGAATTCAAAAACAGCCATCCTCTTCAGTCGGAGTTTTCCTACGGTGTGGTTCTCTTTAAAGAAACTCTTGAAAAAACACTGAGAGAAGCCGATGAATTGATGTACAGGATGAAGGATGTTAAGAAGGGGACATTGAAATAAAAAAATGGCTCCGGCGGCAGGACTCGAACCTGCAACCACCTGGTTAACAGCCAGGCGCTCTACCGATTGAGCTACGCCGGAACCTCCAGGGATAATTGTACTACATACTCTCTCGAATTTCAAGTGGGATTGATGGTAAAATGAATGAAAAAATTGAAAAAAGGTTGATATCAGGCCCCGATGACTATTTTTCTTACCGGTTTTGGAAGGATCCGTGCCAGTTTCAGCAAAATTTCCATGAACATTAAAGAAAACATCACCATGATAGTCACCCAGCACCACTTGGGAAGATCAACAAAAGAGTCGAGAAACACGTAGAACATCCATTGAAACGGCATGTGAATCATGAAAAGAAGGAAAGAATACCTTCCCATCCTTTTCAAAAAAGGCAGATTAACTTTTTCAGCTAGCCAGGTTAACACTTCTATACTGTAGATTCCCAAAAACACTCCTGTGAGAGAAAACTGATCGATTCCCAGGAGTGTATGAAATTTTCCGTACGCGTTCCAATACTCCAGAGATCCGATCACAAAGAAAAAGACATATAGGAACAAAAACAACTTCCTTGGTTTTCTCTTCTTTCTCTCGGCAGCGTCTTTGTATCCTATCAAAAATGGAAAAAGCCAGTGAACAGGATTGAGATAAGTGATCAACGCACCTTCTATGGGAGGAAGGAGTCTGTCCTTCGTGAGAAACCAGAAACTCACGAAGGAAGAGTTAACAACAACTCCGGCGAAGGAAACCGGCAGAATCTTCCTCGGATCTTTTATGAAAATCGATATCAGCAGCAGAATCATTACAACCAGTACGAAATAGTACTGCCACGATCCTGTGAAAGAAAAGATAGTGATCAGATATTTTTTGAGTATTGAATCGTCAACGCTGAAAACCCTCTTTGTCACCCAAACGTTTGTGTATTTTCCATTTAACAACATATAAACAAGGAAAGAAAGAGAAGCCCAGAAGAGATAGAAGTGAAAGAAGGTAGAAGCCTTACGAATAATCCTCAAAGGGTTCTTTTTCACCCTTCCCTGTGAATAACCAAACAGATATACGAAAACAAAGACAGAAGGGCTCACGAATCTGAGCAGAGGAACGAGAAAGGTGAGGTCTCTGTACACCCCAACGATGGCGTGTCCCGTTAAAACGAACAGAATCAAAAGTCCTCTCAACGACTCCAAGTTTCTCACCTCTGATAAAATAGTATCGAAAGGAGTGAAGAACTTGAAGAACCAACACTTTGCCCTGCTGTATCTTGTTCTGTTTCTAGTACTCGCGAAACTTTCCCCTTTTATTATAACCGCCCTGATAATGGGGCTGTATCTTTCGATAATTATCGATTACATTGCACGCTTTTTGGGGGTATTCATAAAAAAACCGCGTGTTCTTCCTCGCGTGATATCGAACGTTCTGGTTTTCCTCACGATAGCTTACTCAGCTGTCAATTTCTTTCCGGTGATCGTAAGAGAAGCGCAGAAGGTTTTTTCTGAGATAGACAGAATAAGATCGGGTTTGGAGAACATCGACATACCCGGATGGTTGTCTTCCGTATTGAACAACATCAGCACATCCTTCTCGGAAGGAGCGCTCTCGTTTGTGAACAAAATCATAGGCTACGTTCCTTCTTTCGTAACGGCTGCAATACTCATAGTGATCACCGCTTTTATCGTGTCTTCATTGAAGAGACTCATAAGAAAAAATGTACACTACCTGTTTCCCACGAATCCCAGTGATGGTAGAGAGTTCCTGAAGACTACTTACACCGAGTTCGAAAGGTTCGTGGGTGGTCAGGTGCTCGTTGCAATATTCGTTGGTCTGTTCGTTGGCTTCGGTGCTTTCATTTTCAAAATACCGAGTGCGTTCTTTCTGGGAATGCTTGCTTTCGTGACGGATTTTGTCCCGTACCTTGGAGTGGTGATATCTGCTATTCCTCTTCTAATGCTCGCCTTCTCCGTTCATGGCCTGAGCGGTCTTCTCATAGGAACGATCATCCTCGTCGCAGCGAATCAACTGGAAATGTGGGTGCTCGCTCCAAAGATACAGAGTAACACCTTGAATGTTCACTGGTTCATTATTCTGATCACGATTCTCATTCTCGGCGATCTTTTCAGTTTTGGTGGCGTTCTAATTGCGCTTCCGTTTCTGATATTCCTGAAAAACTTCTGGAAGCAGTACGTGATGGGAGGCTGAGACAATGCCCACTTACACATTCAGATGCAAGAAATGTGGAGAAGAATACACAGTGTTCACCTCTTACAGCAAAATAGACGAGTTGAGATGTTCTAAGTGTAACTCAAAGGAGAAGGAAAGAGTGTACAGGAAGATTTCCTTCTCCGTTCAGGGTGGTTCCTCTTCCTCCTCATGTGGTGGAAGCTGTGGAGGGTGTTCGGGCTGTAGCTAAATATCCTCTTCACCCTCTACTACTTTTCTGATTCTTTTTTCCAGTTCTTCTTCGTAATCTATCTGAATCTTCTCGTACACATCGTTCATGAGCGGTGAGGAGATCAAAAAGTCCGCTGTGGATCTTGTGATGGCAACGGGGAGGTTGTACACCGTGGCTATTCTGATGAGTGCTTTCACATCCACATCGTGTGCCTGTGGTTCCAAAGGATCCCAGAAGAATATGAGCACGTCTATCTTTCCTTCGGCGATCATCGCACCGATCTGCTGATCTCCACCGAGAGGCCCGCTTTTCAGTCGGTGTACTTTGAGACCGAGTTTTTCCTGAAGGAGAGCACCGGTTGTGCCCGTAGCGTAAAGCTCGTGTTTGGAGAGCGTTCCAAGGTTGAAACTCACCCATTCAAGAAGATCTCTCTTTCTCCTATCGTGAGCGATGAGAGCGATCCTTTTCTTTTTATCCATGAATATCTTGTACCTTCTTGGTCTGTCAGACATTCTCTCTCCTCCTCTTTTTGCTGAATTTATTCATGTACATTCTTTCATCTGCGATCTTCAGGAGTTCTTCTATGCTTTCTCCGTCGTCGGGAAACACGCTGATACCATAACTGAAATTCACAGAAAACAACTCCCCATCCACCGAAACAGGCTCTCTAAAGTGCTCTTCCATTCTTTTCATGAGAATTTCTGCTCCTGCTCGATCCGTTTCAGGGAGTATGATACCGAATTCATCACCCCCGATTCTACCAACTACATCCGATTTTCTCAGAAGTGAGGTGAGTCTATTTACAAACTCCTTCAAAACCCGATCTCCAACCAAGTGGCCCTTTGAATCGTTTATACGCTTGAAATCGTCAAGATCGATGAAGACGAAGGAGAGTTTTCTGCTGTACCTTTTTGAAAGGTTGATGAGGTAAGCGAGTCTGCTTTCGAACGCTTCTCGATTGTACACACCCGTTAAGGAATCGCGTTCTGCAAGCCAGAGGATCCTTTCCTCTCCCTTCAATTTCCAGTAGATGAGTTCCAAGTGGTTTTTCAAGAGTCTGGTCATCTCAAAAAGTCTCTCATCGGCTTTTCTACAGCCAACGATAAGCACGGCGAAGATTTCCGTTTCATACTCAAGAGGAATTCTCAACATTCCGTTTTCACAATCTATGTCTTCTGGTATCTTAGGTAGAATCTCTTCGAAAGAACCGTTGAGAGAGGCTGTCAGAACGAAATTCCCGTTCTTTTTTTCGTATAGAGCCACACTCTTTGAACCGAATACTTCGCCGAGTGGAGAAAGATACTGTCTGAACACGAAATCGTTCCATCCGAGCGATAAAAGATTCTTTGAAAGATCCAAGAGAAGCTGATAGAATTTTTTGTCTTTTTCCAGAGATGTGAGATTTTCTTTCAACTCGGTGATGTCAAGACCAGTTACCATTACTCTATTTTCTTCGAGGGGTATGAACACCCATCTTATGATTCTTCCATCTATTCTACCTTCGTGCACCATTTTTTCTTTGAACGATCTTTCAAAAATTTCGTGAGGAAAACTTCCGGAGAACATGTCGAACCAGTTTTTGTTCAGAAGGTGTTCTCTGTTCACTCCCAGAAGTTTACAGCCTGTTTCGTTCACATCTTCAATCGTTCCATCTTCTCTCAGGATGACGCTCAAAACGGGAGTGTTGTTGAAATAAGCGAGGAATCTTTTTCTTTCTCTTCTGATCTGGTCCTCTATTTTCTTTATATCATCGATGGGACGAGCGATCTCTTGAATCATAGCGAGTTTCTTTCCTTCATATACTGGAATCAACTTGCTTTCACATATAACGGTTCTCCCATCCTTTGAAAGAAATTCTCTTTCCAGACTCTTTATCCCATCGTGTGAGAAATTCTCGATTTGAAACAAAAATCTTTCTTCAACTGAACCGGAGATCTCCTCTATGGTTTTTCCGAGAAGGTCAGTACGGGTGTACCCCAGGAACTTCTCGACGGCTTGATTCACTTCAACAATCTTTCCAGATGGATCGTAGTAGATCACCATGTCGTTGTTTTCTTCGAAGAGTCCTTTGAACATCAGGATTAATCTCTTCAGTTTTAAAAGTACCCTAGAAATTCCAATCAAAATCAGGAGGGAACCGAACACGTAAAATATCGATTTAACGGGATAGAACAAAGGCGGATAAACAAAGAAAAATTCCAGAAAATTTATCAGCGCTCCAAAAAACAGAGAAGCGCTTCCGAAAAGAACCACATACGATCCCGTCAGGGAAAACAGGGCGTTCAGCAAGAAAGATCCGAGAAGAAAAAGAACTCTGGGAAGGACAATTTCCCAGTGAGTCGCTAAGTGAATTTTAAGAGGGGTGCCGATCAAGAAAGAATAAATGATCAGAAGGGCGGTGCCCGCGAGGAGCACCTGCCAGACGAGTTTTTTCATTTGACCCCTACCAGCTCCTTGTGGACTTTTTTCAAAAGGTTCGGTATGTCGAGCTTTTGCGGACACTTACTGAGGCATTCACCACATTCAACACAGAAGGAAGCGGCGGATTTTTGACTCTCGAACCATCTGTACGTTCCTCTTCCACCTTCCCAATCTTCGAACATGATGGTTTCGTTGTACAGACGGAAGTTTCCGGGTATATCCACACCGTTCGGACACGGCATACAGTATCCACACTGAGTACAGTTTATCACAGCGAAAGATTCGAGGGTTCTTCTTATCTCTTCTATCATCTTCATGTCTTCGTCTGTGAGATTGCCGGGAGTGATCTTGCTCATGATCTCTATGTTTTGTTTCACCTGTTCGAGGGTGCTCATTCCACTCAGTATGGTGGAAACTTCCGGGTGATGTCCAAGCCATCTAAAACTCAGTTCCACTGGAGACCAGTTTCTGTTGTATTTCCTTAGAATTTTCATGACCTTCTCTGGAAGTCTCGCGAGCTTTCCACCTTTGAGCGGTTCCATGATCACAACGGCAAGTCCTTTTGATCCAGCGTATTTCAATCCTCTCAGCCCTGCCTGGTAGTTCACGTCCATGTAGTTGAGCTGTATCTGACAGAAGTCCCAGTCGTACCCATCGACGATTTCTTTAAAAACTGGATAGCCGTCGTGGAACGAAAAGCCCGCGAATCTTATCTTTCCATTTGCTTTCGCTTTCTCGAAGAAATCAAAGAATCTCAGATTCCTGATTTTTTCCCATCTTTCTTTGTTCAGAGCGTGCATGAGGTACATATCAACGTGATCCGTCTGGAGCTTCTCCAGCTGTTCATCAAGGATCTTCTCGAAATCTTCGTGTTTTTCCACTTTCCAGACGGGAGACTTGGTTGCAAGGAACACCCTCTCGCGGTATCCGTCTTTCAGTGCTTTCCCCACGATTCTTTCACTGTTTCCTCCGTGGTAAGGATAGGCAGTGTCAACGTAGTTCACGCCGTGATCGATGGCGTACCGGATCATTTCGATGGCTTTCTCTTCATCGATATTCGAGTGATCCTCTCCAATAACGGGAAGTCGCATGGCTCCAAAACCAAGGAGCGACGTCTTCACTCCGGTTTTTCCGAAATCCCTGTACTGCATATTTTCACCTCCTTGCAGTTATCAATTTTATCACTCTATGATGATAAAATCTAACGTGTGGGAGGGGATCGGTTTGAGACTGAAAAAACTATACTTAAAGGGTTTTAAATCCTTTGGAAGACCTTCCCTGATAGGTTTCTCCGATCGTGTAACCGCTATCGTTGGCCCCAACGGTAGTGGAAAATCTAACATCATAGATGCTATAAAATGGGTGTTCGGTGAACAGTCGAAGAAAGAGCTCCGCGCGAGTGAAAAGTTCGATATGATCTTTGCGGGATCAGAGAACCTTCCACCCGCTGGTTCTGCCTACGTGGAACTCGTCTTTGAAGAGAACGGAGAAGAAATAACCGTGGCCCGTGAATTGAAGAGAACAGGAGAGAACACTTACTACCTCAACGGAAACCCGGTCAGATTGAAAGACATCAGAGATCGCTTTGCAGGTACCGGTCTTGGAGTGGACTTCTACTCCATTGTGGGACAGGGACAGATAGATAGAATTGTTAATGCCTCTCCAGAAGAATTGAGGTTGCTGCTGGAAGAGGCTGCAGGGGTTTCCATATACAGGGAGAAGAAAAAGGAAACAGAGATGAACCTCGAAAGAACGAAGGTGAACCTCGACAGAGTGAAAGACGTTCTGTTCGAGCGTGAAAGGCAGATGAAATCTCTCTACCTCAAGGCCAAGCGTGCTGAAAGGTTCAGGGAATACACTGCTCAGATTGAAGAACTTCAAAGAATCTACTACGGAAACGCTTTGAAGAGAGAAAGGAAAAAACTGGAATTCTACCAGGAAGAAGAGAAGAAGACAAACGAGAAAATAAAGAATATCCAGAAAGAACTGGTGGAACTGGAGACGAAGTGGAGTACTCTGAGAAGTGAGTTCGGAGAGATGGACCAGGAGATAGAACGTTACACGAAGCTCCTCGAGGATTATAAAAAAAGACAGAATGATCTTGTGGAGATGAAAGGATTCTACTCTTCAAAGCTCGCAGACAGTGAAAACAAGTACGTGGAGTTATCCACCAGGCTCGACGAGCTGGAAAAGCGAAGAGAAGAGCACAAAAGACGTCTTGAAGAAATGGAGTACATATTCAAGGGAGTGACAGGAGAATACGAGAAAAAGGCAAAAGAACTCGAAGCGTTCGAAAAAGAAAAAGAAAATCTTCTCTCAAGATTCAGTGAGAAAGAGAAAGAATTTCTGAAAGTCAGGGACGAGATCTCCAGGTTAGAAAAGCAGATACTCAAACTGGAGAGCGAGCTTTTGAGGATAGGAGAAACACTCGAGGACCTCGAAAAGAGAAGAAAAATAACGGAAAACCAGATACTGACAAGGAGAAGAGAACTCGAAGATAAGAAGAGCGAATTCAAAGAAATATCAAAGCGTGTGGAAGAATTCGATGAGAAAGAAAGAAAATTGACAGAAGAATTGAACACTGTTCGTGAGAGATTGGAAGAGGTCGAGAAAGAAATCAGAAAAATCACCTCGGAAATAGACGTGAAGGAGAGAAGACTGAGAGAGATCCTGTTCGAAAAAGAAATGATCGAGCGTGACATGAGAGAGTACAAGGGATTCTCACGGGCCGTGAGAGCAGTTTTCGAGGAAAAGGAGCGCTTTCCCGGACTCGTTGATGTAGTCTCGAACCTGATAGAGGTGGATGAAAAGTACTCCCTCGCTGTGAGTGTACTTCTCGGTGGGATGGCTCAGAACATCGTGGTGAGAAACGTAGATACAGCGAAGGCGATCGTGGAGTTTCTGAAGCGGAACGAAGCAGGAAGAGTGACGATACTTCCACTCGATCTGATAGACGGTTCTTTCAACAGGATATCCGGACTGGAAAAAGAGAAAGGGTTTGTGGGGTACGCCGTTGACTTGGTGAAACTTCCTTCAGATCTCGAGGTTCTTGGAGGATTTCTCTTTGGGAATTCCGTAGTGGTGGAAACACTCGACGATGCGATCAGGATGAAGAAAGAATACCAGCTGAACACCAGAATCGCTACCCTCGATGGTGAACTCATAAGCGGAAGAGGGGCTATAACAGGAGGAAAGGAAGAAAGATCGATCAACGTGTTTGAAAGACACATAAAACTGAAGCATCTGGAGCAGGAAATGGAAGAAACAGAGAGACAAATCGCAGAAAATAGGGATGAACTGGCCAGTCTGAAGACAGAACAGGAAAACCTGCGAAACCAGGAAACGCTCGTCCAGAGGGAGCTGTTCGAACTCTCCAGGAAATCGTCTTCGACCAAGACTGTTCTGTCCGAGATCCTGAGAACCATCAATCAGCTTCAAGAAGAAGTGGAAAATCTGGAGAAGCTCCTGGTTGAGTACAGAGCAAAAGAAGAAGGACTGAACGCGAGAAGAGAAAAGATCTTCGAGGAAATCGACGAACTGAAACAGAACAGAGAAGACCTTCAAAAATCGTTGGCCGAATACTCCGAAGAACTCGAGAAAGAAAAGAGGATCCTCGATGAACTCAACGAAAAGATTTTCACACTCAGAGCAGAGGTTGGAAATCTCCTGGAAACAAAAGATCGATACGAAAAGGAAATGCGAGACACAAGAAAAACGATAGAACGAATTGCTCGGGAAACGGAAGACATAAAGTTGCAGATGACGAGCCTTGAAGAGGAAATGGAAAACTACAGAAAGTTCATAAGAGAACACGAAAGAGAAATCGAGCACTTGAAGAAAGAAATGGACAATGTGTTCGAAGCCATGAAACTCCACAGATCAGGTAAAGAAGAGAAGATGCGAGAACTTCAAGAAGTGGAAAACAGAATGAACGAACTGAAGGAAGAAAAGGAAGGACTGAGAAACCACCTCCATCAGATAGATCTGGCTCTCCAGGAGACCAGGTTAAAGATAGCGAATCTTCTGGAGGAGTTTTCCGGAAACGAAGAAGATGTAGAGGAACTCGGTGAGGAAAAGCTCGAGGAGATCTATAGACAGATAAAAGATTTGGAAAACAAAATAAAGTACCTCGGCCCCGTCGATCTCACGGCGATAGACGAGTACGAAAAACTCCGCGAAGAGTACGAAGAAATACTGAAACAGAAAGAAGATCTCGAGGAAGCGAAACGAAAACTCGAAGAGATCATAGAAAAAACGGATCGAGAAGCAGAGAGTTTACTCTTCGACGTTTACCAGAGAGTGAACGAAAGCTTCAACAGGTTCATTTCTCTTCTCTTCTTCGGTGGTGAGGGAAGGCTCAACATCGTTTCTGAAGCCAAAAGTATTCTCGACGCGGGTTTTGAAATATCCATAAGAAAACCGGGAAGAAGAGATCAGAAACTGAGCCTTCTTTCGGGTGGTGAGAAGGCGCTCGTGGGATTGGCTCTGCTTTTCGCCCTCATGGAGATAAAACCGAGCCCCTTCTACGTGCTCGACGAGGTTGATTCTCCTCTCGATGACTACAACGCTGAAAGATTCAAGAGGCTCCTCAAAGAGAACTCGAAGCACACCCAGTTCATCGTGATCACGCACAATAAAATCGTGATGGAAGCTGCCGATCTTCTACATGGGGTGACCATGGTAAACGGTGTGTCGGCCATCGTTCCGGTAGAAGTGGAGAAAATACTGGAGGTGTAAAGGTGAAGTTCTACGAAGAGAGAATCGAGAGCAAAAGAGTCTTCGAAGGAAAGATGATAAGTGTGAGGGTAGACCATGTGAGGCTTCCAGATGGCAAAGTGTCCACCCGTGAAGTGGTGGATCATCCCGGTGCTGTGGTGATCGTTCCTGTGCTCGGTGAGAAGATTCTTTTCGTTGAACAGTACAGGTATCCAATCGAGCAGGTCCTTCTGGAGCTTCCCGCGGGAAAGATGGATCCCGCAGAGTCTCCTGAAGAGTGTGCAGAAAGAGAGCTCGAGGAGGAAACTGGCTACAGGGCGAAGAAGCTTTCTTATCTCGGAAAGATCTTCACCACGCCGGGTTTCACCACGGAAGTGATACACATATTCGCTGCCGAAGACCTGGAAAAGACCACTCAGAACACAGATCCGGATGAGTTCATTGAAGTTAAGGAATTACACATCGAAGAGGTACTTTCTCTGCTCAGGAACGCGGAGATAGAAGATTCCAAAACCATCTGTGCGCTAACACGGTTTTTCTTTGCGAAAGGAGTGATTCGATGAAGGTGATCGTGAACGGTGAGGAGATAGTCGTTGAAGGGGTCCAGACTTTGGGAGAACTTCTCAATCGAGTGAGAGAAAACAAAGAGAATCTCGTTGTGAAAAGAATAGTTATAGACCAAGAAGAACAGCCTCTCTCCAGACTGGAAGACTTGAAGCAGATGGAAATAAACGAGGAAATGGAAATCGAACTGGAACTCTCTCCATTGAGGGATTTTCTCCTCGAAACAATTGAAGAGGTGCTCAGGTACATAGAACGGGTGAAACCTCTCCTTAGTAAGGTGGCAGACGCAGTTGTTGCTGGAACCACAGAGGGATACAGGAGTATAAACGATCTCGCCG from Thermotoga sp. Mc24 carries:
- a CDS encoding FmdB family zinc ribbon protein: MPTYTFRCKKCGEEYTVFTSYSKIDELRCSKCNSKEKERVYRKISFSVQGGSSSSSCGGSCGGCSGCS
- a CDS encoding AI-2E family transporter; translation: MKNQHFALLYLVLFLVLAKLSPFIITALIMGLYLSIIIDYIARFLGVFIKKPRVLPRVISNVLVFLTIAYSAVNFFPVIVREAQKVFSEIDRIRSGLENIDIPGWLSSVLNNISTSFSEGALSFVNKIIGYVPSFVTAAILIVITAFIVSSLKRLIRKNVHYLFPTNPSDGREFLKTTYTEFERFVGGQVLVAIFVGLFVGFGAFIFKIPSAFFLGMLAFVTDFVPYLGVVISAIPLLMLAFSVHGLSGLLIGTIILVAANQLEMWVLAPKIQSNTLNVHWFIILITILILGDLFSFGGVLIALPFLIFLKNFWKQYVMGG
- a CDS encoding methylglyoxal synthase, producing MSDRPRRYKIFMDKKKRIALIAHDRRKRDLLEWVSFNLGTLSKHELYATGTTGALLQEKLGLKVHRLKSGPLGGDQQIGAMIAEGKIDVLIFFWDPLEPQAHDVDVKALIRIATVYNLPVAITRSTADFLISSPLMNDVYEKIQIDYEEELEKRIRKVVEGEEDI
- a CDS encoding sensor domain-containing diguanylate cyclase; the encoded protein is MKKLVWQVLLAGTALLIIYSFLIGTPLKIHLATHWEIVLPRVLFLLGSFLLNALFSLTGSYVVLFGSASLFFGALINFLEFFFVYPPLFYPVKSIFYVFGSLLILIGISRVLLKLKRLILMFKGLFEENNDMVIYYDPSGKIVEVNQAVEKFLGYTRTDLLGKTIEEISGSVEERFLFQIENFSHDGIKSLEREFLSKDGRTVICESKLIPVYEGKKLAMIQEIARPIDDIKKIEDQIRRERKRFLAYFNNTPVLSVILREDGTIEDVNETGCKLLGVNREHLLNKNWFDMFSGSFPHEIFERSFKEKMVHEGRIDGRIIRWVFIPLEENRVMVTGLDITELKENLTSLEKDKKFYQLLLDLSKNLLSLGWNDFVFRQYLSPLGEVFGSKSVALYEKKNGNFVLTASLNGSFEEILPKIPEDIDCENGMLRIPLEYETEIFAVLIVGCRKADERLFEMTRLLKNHLELIYWKLKGEERILWLAERDSLTGVYNREAFESRLAYLINLSKRYSRKLSFVFIDLDDFKRINDSKGHLVGDRVLKEFVNRLTSLLRKSDVVGRIGGDEFGIILPETDRAGAEILMKRMEEHFREPVSVDGELFSVNFSYGISVFPDDGESIEELLKIADERMYMNKFSKKRRRENV
- a CDS encoding GGDEF domain-containing protein — protein: MKYYFPSIMVATALFILIFFIFFYAVNVEGYLIESWTAVSESGETGTLGSTFDRMFSQPSTIFLTTRIGRSELPYQDRLYLYIPQMYRSYLAVYVNGVKKGSCGFAEKRAGYFWNQPVIFELPDDFNEITLEVSGLYRIGTGSGVYIIPYLETKKYRLLSFMTRVMIPLAIGMALSIGVVLILLSTSLSSSDERKSYIYFGMAGLLAAIWLFDLIDYSNMGSVAFLLFFRKTAVSSAYLGFYFLVKGFSKMYNNKNGFFDRLILFLDVSAAVVFWLAPDLITMEKFISTVAIVLFVNAFYFVFQLPEIQSKVLVSSILFFMTCVVHDGLVIGFGIDNLKLLSNYGIVSMFIGFTYVLVIHYRDILTRLTITHTKSLTDPLTGAYNRGILAELQFSGDETFVYVDLDNFKKINDTHGHEIGDEILKTLVQTIRKNVRQSDVVVRMGGDEFLVILRGCKPEKAQEIFQKILIEFKNSHPLQSEFSYGVVLFKETLEKTLREADELMYRMKDVKKGTLK
- a CDS encoding acyltransferase family protein, translating into MESLRGLLILFVLTGHAIVGVYRDLTFLVPLLRFVSPSVFVFVYLFGYSQGRVKKNPLRIIRKASTFFHFYLFWASLSFLVYMLLNGKYTNVWVTKRVFSVDDSILKKYLITIFSFTGSWQYYFVLVVMILLLISIFIKDPRKILPVSFAGVVVNSSFVSFWFLTKDRLLPPIEGALITYLNPVHWLFPFLIGYKDAAERKKRKPRKLFLFLYVFFFVIGSLEYWNAYGKFHTLLGIDQFSLTGVFLGIYSIEVLTWLAEKVNLPFLKRMGRYSFLLFMIHMPFQWMFYVFLDSFVDLPKWCWVTIMVMFSLMFMEILLKLARILPKPVRKIVIGA
- a CDS encoding aldo/keto reductase yields the protein MQYRDFGKTGVKTSLLGFGAMRLPVIGEDHSNIDEEKAIEMIRYAIDHGVNYVDTAYPYHGGNSERIVGKALKDGYRERVFLATKSPVWKVEKHEDFEKILDEQLEKLQTDHVDMYLMHALNKERWEKIRNLRFFDFFEKAKANGKIRFAGFSFHDGYPVFKEIVDGYDWDFCQIQLNYMDVNYQAGLRGLKYAGSKGLAVVIMEPLKGGKLARLPEKVMKILRKYNRNWSPVELSFRWLGHHPEVSTILSGMSTLEQVKQNIEIMSKITPGNLTDEDMKMIEEIRRTLESFAVINCTQCGYCMPCPNGVDIPGNFRLYNETIMFEDWEGGRGTYRWFESQKSAASFCVECGECLSKCPQKLDIPNLLKKVHKELVGVK